The Coregonus clupeaformis isolate EN_2021a chromosome 13, ASM2061545v1, whole genome shotgun sequence genome includes a region encoding these proteins:
- the elmod1 gene encoding ELMO domain-containing protein 1 isoform X2, which produces MKNFLRVVTQFFVFLYCKCLWRGLKFVIRKVTGRCELQRICHNNKPGARRTLKIESSLRYSKNELCQSALSAHPDRVEKTIDDIMTLKKVNPDTNPQLGISLQASLFQIVGYRGLVAEVEKLRREPYDCENPDHEQMLMKLWKTLRPDSPLTGRISKQWCEIGFQGNDPKTDFRGMGLLGLHNLLYFAEHDKATALQVLHDSLQPKHSKMSKAEWEQKNFDKAIGYSFAIVGINITDLAYSLLVSGALKTHLYNVAPEMPSLSHFQQTFCYLMQEFHRFWIEEDPCDIMEFNRVRSKFHRRVLRQLKNPDMALCPHFAASDLHLVNL; this is translated from the exons GGTGGTGACACAGTTCTTTGTGTTCCTGTACTGTAAATGTCTGTGGCGAGGCCTGAAGTTTGTGATCAGGAAGGTCACGGGGCGGTGTGAACTGCAACGGATCTGCCACAACAACAAGCCAGGGGCCCGAAGGACCCTTAAGATCG AGTCTTCCCTCAGGTACTCAAAGAATGAG ctATGCCAGTCTGCCCTCAGTGCTCACCCAGACCGTGTGGAGAAGACCATCGATGACATCATGACCCTGAAGAAGGTCAACCCTGACACTAACCCACA GCTAGGCATCTCCCTCCAGGCCAGCCTGTTCCAGATCGTAGGCTACCGTGGCCTGGTGGCGGAGGTGGAGAAGCTACGCAGGGAGCCGTACGACTGTGAGAACCCCGACCATGAGCAGATGCTGATGAAG CTGTGGAAGACACTGCGTCCTGATTCGCCACTCACCGGGCGGATCTCCAAGCAGTGGTGTGAGATCGGTTTCCAGGGCAACGACCCCAAGACTGACTTCAGGGGCATGGGTCTACTGGGCCTACACAATCttct ATATTTTGCTGAGCATGACAAGGCCACCGCTCTCCAGGTGCTTCATGACTCCCTGCAGCCCAAACACAG CAAAATGAGCAAAGCAGAATGGGAACAGAAGAATTTTGATAAAGCAATTGG ATACTCCTTTGCCATCGTGGGCATCAACATCACGGACCTGGCCTACTCTCTGCTGGTGAGCGGAGCCCTGAAGACCCACCTGTACAACGTAGCCCCGGAGATGCCCAGCCTCAGCCACTTCCAGCAGACCTTCT GTTACCTAATGCAGGAGTTCCATCGGTTCTGGATCGAGGAGGACCCCTGTGACATCATGGAGTTCAACCGTGTGCGCTCCAAGTTCCACCGGCGGGTGCTGCGGCAGCTCAAGAACCCCGACATGGCGCTGTGCCCCCACTTCGCCGCCTCCGACCTCCACCTGGTCAACCTGTAA
- the elmod1 gene encoding ELMO domain-containing protein 1 isoform X1, with the protein MKNFLRVVTQFFVFLYCKCLWRGLKFVIRKVTGRCELQRICHNNKPGARRTLKIESSLRYSKNELCQSALSAHPDRVEKTIDDIMTLKKVNPDTNPQLGISLQASLFQIVGYRGLVAEVEKLRREPYDCENPDHEQMLMKLWKTLRPDSPLTGRISKQWCEIGFQGNDPKTDFRGMGLLGLHNLLYFAEHDKATALQVLHDSLQPKHRSIPKEASKMSKAEWEQKNFDKAIGYSFAIVGINITDLAYSLLVSGALKTHLYNVAPEMPSLSHFQQTFCYLMQEFHRFWIEEDPCDIMEFNRVRSKFHRRVLRQLKNPDMALCPHFAASDLHLVNL; encoded by the exons GGTGGTGACACAGTTCTTTGTGTTCCTGTACTGTAAATGTCTGTGGCGAGGCCTGAAGTTTGTGATCAGGAAGGTCACGGGGCGGTGTGAACTGCAACGGATCTGCCACAACAACAAGCCAGGGGCCCGAAGGACCCTTAAGATCG AGTCTTCCCTCAGGTACTCAAAGAATGAG ctATGCCAGTCTGCCCTCAGTGCTCACCCAGACCGTGTGGAGAAGACCATCGATGACATCATGACCCTGAAGAAGGTCAACCCTGACACTAACCCACA GCTAGGCATCTCCCTCCAGGCCAGCCTGTTCCAGATCGTAGGCTACCGTGGCCTGGTGGCGGAGGTGGAGAAGCTACGCAGGGAGCCGTACGACTGTGAGAACCCCGACCATGAGCAGATGCTGATGAAG CTGTGGAAGACACTGCGTCCTGATTCGCCACTCACCGGGCGGATCTCCAAGCAGTGGTGTGAGATCGGTTTCCAGGGCAACGACCCCAAGACTGACTTCAGGGGCATGGGTCTACTGGGCCTACACAATCttct ATATTTTGCTGAGCATGACAAGGCCACCGCTCTCCAGGTGCTTCATGACTCCCTGCAGCCCAAACACAG GAGCATTCCCAAAGAGGCAAG CAAAATGAGCAAAGCAGAATGGGAACAGAAGAATTTTGATAAAGCAATTGG ATACTCCTTTGCCATCGTGGGCATCAACATCACGGACCTGGCCTACTCTCTGCTGGTGAGCGGAGCCCTGAAGACCCACCTGTACAACGTAGCCCCGGAGATGCCCAGCCTCAGCCACTTCCAGCAGACCTTCT GTTACCTAATGCAGGAGTTCCATCGGTTCTGGATCGAGGAGGACCCCTGTGACATCATGGAGTTCAACCGTGTGCGCTCCAAGTTCCACCGGCGGGTGCTGCGGCAGCTCAAGAACCCCGACATGGCGCTGTGCCCCCACTTCGCCGCCTCCGACCTCCACCTGGTCAACCTGTAA